One stretch of bacterium DNA includes these proteins:
- a CDS encoding DUF721 domain-containing protein: protein MQPEPISSVIRRILFNKGLTTGIKEAEVVSSWEEIVGEKLAKNAEAYVMEKGILFLRVADSAWRNELSLMKEELIEKVNAYFGEQRISRIHLI, encoded by the coding sequence ATGCAACCTGAACCAATATCCTCTGTTATTAGAAGGATACTTTTCAATAAGGGCCTTACTACTGGGATTAAAGAGGCCGAAGTAGTTTCTAGTTGGGAGGAGATAGTCGGCGAAAAATTAGCAAAAAACGCCGAGGCTTATGTAATGGAAAAAGGCATTCTGTTCCTTAGAGTGGCAGATTCTGCATGGAGAAACGAGTTATCACTAATGAAAGAAGAACTCATAGAAAAGGTTAATGCCTATTTCGGCGAACAAAGAATTTCGAGAATTCATCTTATTTGA